The nucleotide sequence TTTATTCTTATCTTTAATTAGTGGAAGAAATGCCGAACACTTAATTGGAAAGCACGTTCAAGCCGCGCCTTCAATAAAAAAACATAATATTGAAGCAATTTCAACGGGATATATTTTAATAGAATCCGGACAAACAACAACCGCAGAATACGTTAGTGGAAGCAAGCCAATCCCAAGAAACAAACCGGAAATTGCAACGGCAACCGCACTTGCCGGAGAATATTTAGGAATGAAATTAATTTATTTGGAAGGCGGTTCCGGCGCCGAAAAATCTGTCCCAAATGAAATGATAAAATTAGTTTCTTCGCAAGTTTCAATTCCGGTTATTGTCGGCGGCGGAATTAGAACTCCCGAAGAAGCGAGACAAAAAGTTGAAGCCGGAGCAAAAATTATTATTACCGGAAACTTTTTTGAAGATGAAAATAATTGGAAGCTGATTGGTGAATTTGCAAACGCAATACATAAAAATAATTCGATAGAAATTTAAACATGTTTTAAGAGATGCCATCTTTTTAGAAGATGGCATATTTTTTTGAATCAAATTTATTTAGTAAGAAAAAGTTTTAT is from Ignavibacteriota bacterium and encodes:
- a CDS encoding geranylgeranylglyceryl/heptaprenylglyceryl phosphate synthase, coding for MKIYNKVENIIHLKGAAYFILIDPDKLPLDKTKPFVQHCEKSGVDGFLIGGSLMINGNLDESIIEVKKYTNLPVIIFPGSVNQVSKFADAILFLSLISGRNAEHLIGKHVQAAPSIKKHNIEAISTGYILIESGQTTTAEYVSGSKPIPRNKPEIATATALAGEYLGMKLIYLEGGSGAEKSVPNEMIKLVSSQVSIPVIVGGGIRTPEEARQKVEAGAKIIITGNFFEDENNWKLIGEFANAIHKNNSIEI